A window of Desulfobulbaceae bacterium genomic DNA:
CTTAGGATAAGCAAGTGCTGCTTTGATATCACGTTTCACCTTATATTCATGCTCAAGAATATAGGTCACCCTGTCTAAAATTTCCGGCATTGTGCCACTGATTTCACCGGCATTAATCAGACCACAGTAGAGTTTTGAGAATATAGCAGGGTGTTTTCGGAAAACCGAAGCCATGGTGGCACCTTCGTGAACTTCCTTTTCCATAGTACCGAGGGCTTTTTTTAGGGAAATGTTCTCAGATTGATCTGCTAGAATAGAGAAAATGCTTAGAATTGGGATGCCGGAACGTAGCATGGTTCTGAGCTGTTTTGTGAAAAGAATAATCTCTGGGGTTTTTACCTTTTTAGCAAAAAATGTTTCAAGGCTTGTGCTGCTTACGCTGGACTCTTTAAACGATTTAACTGTTAATGGAATGCTCCCTTGGTTTGATAAAATGGTCTGCACCGCCTCGGCATTACTCGCATCTAATGTGCCAGTAACTCTCTCGCCTTGCGGGTTAATTGCCTGGTAGCTGAATTTGGGCATAAGAGGTCTTTTGTATTCGATAATGTGGAGTGATAAACTAATTACAAACGTGATTTATACGAGAACGGTTTTTGCCGCTTCATCAAATGTCGTATGACCTTCAAGGACACGGATGAGGGCAGTGTCCCGCAATACTGTCAACTTCCCGGCTTCTTTCAAAATTTTGCTGATTTCAGTTGATGAGGCCCCCTTGATTATCAACTCACGTACAGTGTCATCTACGCTCAAAATCTCATAAATGCCCATTCGGCCTTTGTACCCTGATTGCATGCAGTAGGAACAGCCAGGGCTTTTTTGGAAGTTTGCCGCCTCAGCCTTGGTGATATTCCAATATTCTAAAAGGGCTTGGGGTGGTTCGTATGGCTTTTGGCAGTGAGTACAGTTTTTGCGAATAAGCCTTTGTGCGCAAACACCTAAAAGCGATGATGAAATCAGGAAAGGTTCAACGCCCATGTTGTTAAGCCGTGTAATGGCACTGGCTGAATCATTGGTGTGAAGGGTGCTTAGAACAAGGTGGCCTGTAAGAGCAGCCTGGGTGGCAATCATAGCTGTCTCTCCGTCACGAATTTCACCGACCATTATTGTGTCGGGGTCTTGTCGCAAAATTGAGCGTAGGCCGGAGGCAAAGGTCATCCCGGCCTTCACATTGAGTTGAACTTGACGTGCGCCCGGCATTCGATATTCTACCGGATCCTCAAGGGTTATAACGTTAATTTCCGGCGAAATAACTTTTTTAAGAATCGCATAGAGTGTACTAGATTTACCGCTTCCAGTCGGGCCGGCACTTAGGATCATTCCGTAGGGCTGTGCGGCCAGTCGAAGCAGTGATTTCAGATCTTTATCAAGCAGACCAAGCTCTTCCAAGGGAATAGAGCCGGCGCTGATAAAGAGTAAACGCATGACCAGGTTCTCGCCATAGACAGTAGGCAGAGAGGAGACCCTGATGCTTACGTCCTGGTTATCGACTTGAATATTGAATCGACCGTCTTGAGGGACACGTGTGGTGGTGATATCCATATTGGCGAGTATCTTTATGCGCGAGACAATACCTGCAAGTGTTGATTTCGGTGGCGGAGGAACCTCGTGGAGCTTGCCGTCTATCCGCAGTCGGACTTGGGCGAAGTCTTTTTCCGGGCTGATATGGATGTCTGAGGCTTTCTCGCTGACTGCTTGTCGAAGGATGGAGTTGACAAGTCGAATAACGGGAGCGGTATCGGCAATATCACTGAGATCGCCTATGTTTTCTTTGGAAAGAGATTCATCAGCTGAAACTTCTAGGGAGTCATCCATTTCACCTACAATATCGTTTACTTCGGAACGAATACCATAGATGCCGTTGGTCAGTAAATTGAGTTGCGATTTGGAACAGATGATCGGTTCAACTTCGATGTCACAAAGTTTCTCGATATGATCGAGTGCTTGTAGATCCATGGGGTCAGTCATGGTTACTGTGAGCACAAAGTCATCTTTGGCCAGCGGCACAAGCGAATATTTCTCGGCAATATCGTGGGGTATTATTCGGGCAAGATCAAGGGTGATCTCAAAATCATTTGAGTTGAATTTCTTGATCTGGAGTTGTTCACTTAAAAGGTCGATAATCTGATTTTCGGTAATAATTTCCTTAGCAATTAGAAAATCACCCAGGCGCAGGCCTGATTTTCTCTGGGCACTGAGTGCCGAAGATAATGTCTCTGTAGTGAGCAGGCCGGCATCAACCAGCATTTCTCCTAAACGTTTACGCACAAAAAGACCTCAATGAAAGTCACAACTACTCAACTCCGGCATGCTGAGAGAGAATTGTTGGGGTTATAAAAATAAGAAGTTCCTCAAACTCTTTGCTTTTTGAATCCTGTTTGAACAGATGGCCCAGAAAGGGAATGTCCTTAAGGCCAGGGACACCAGTATCACGATCTGAATGTTTTTCTTTGGACAAACCAGCGAGAACAACCGTATCGCCATTGCGGACTACCAATTGTGTCTTTGCGAGTTTTTTGAAAATATGGGGATTGCCGTTGACGGTATTGTCAGTGTCAACCTCATCTTTTTTTGCTTCAATACTCAATTTCACCATTTTTTCGGAAATCACGTGGGGAGTGACGGTAAGTTTTAAAGTTGCCTCTTTGTAGACTATTATAATGGAGCCATCGACTGTGGTTTGAAAGGGGATATCCTTTCCTGACTCGATAATGGCTTCCGAGTTGTCAAGTGTGGCAATAGATGGACTGGAAAGTATATTGAGTTTGCCGTCACTTTGCAGTGCCGACAGTTGGGCGTCGAGCAGGATATCGCTGCCGTTGATAATCAGACCCATTGAGGCGGCAGCGATACTGTTGATTGTATTGGCACCCATATCGATGCCGTAATCCAAGGACGTGGCGCTCGTTGACGGGTATGATAGATTGCCGCCGCTATAGCTGGCATTAGCCCCTGGAGTTAACTGAATATTTGAGTCGTTAAGTACATTGGTTGATAAGGCGCCCCATTTTACGCCAAGTTCCCTGGCCGTGTCTTTTGTTGCTTCAACGATATGGGCCTTGATGAGGATTTGTGGCGTTGGGCTGTCAAGCTCGTAAATAAGTTTTAGGATTTTAGAAATGTTTCCTTCTGTGTCGCGAACCACCAGAGAACGAGAATGGGAATCTACTGAAACAGAACCGCGAGCCACACCTTCTTTGTTCTTTGACAGGAGAAGCTCAACTGAAGGGAAAATCGTCTCGGGAGCGGAAAATTCGATGGGCACAATCTGAGTTATTAGTTGTGAAACCTGCTCTTCTTCCAGGAGTGTTGCCTTTCTTTCCACCTGTTGTTTGAGGTCGTCGAGTGAGAGTATGTGAAGCAGATTTTCTTCCTGGTTGACAGTAAGGCCAAAACTGTTAACGATACCCATGAAAACGACATCCCATGGGGTTTGGGCGATATGCATATTAAGTGTACCTTTTACACTTGGACTTATAAGAATGTTCTGGTCTGCAAGGCGGGCCATTGTTCTTAATGAAGTTGCCAGGTCATCATCTATAAAACGTACTGAGATAAGCTCTTTTGGGAGATTGATTACCTTTTTTTCTTCTTTGTTCCTTGCCTCATTTTCCCTCGACTTTACGCTTAGCTCCTGTTGTAGGAGTTTTCCCGGTGCAGTCTGCTCAAATTCCTCCCTTGAAGGCAGGTAGGGTTGAGAATTTTCGGCTTTGGCTTTCCAATCATCAAAAAAAGGGTTTTTGTTAACCGGTTCTGTCTGCGAAGCGCAGGATGATATCGTGGCAGAGATAATCAGAAGAAAGTACAGGGAGAGTGAGCGAATTAGGTTCATTGTATATGCCATTGTTAGACGCTGTTAATAAGTTGACGGAGGTGTGTTTGTGGCCCCAGAGTTATTCTGGGCTTTTGTGTCTGAGTTATCCTTAACAGTTGAGTAAAGTCCCGAGCGACTCTCTGTTTTTGACAGAAGTGTGAAGGTTATGCCATTTTTTTTTAACTCAATAGCCGCCGGTGTAATGCTGGTTATGTGGAACCCATTTACGGTTTCTTTCTCGCGGTAGTCGAGACCGTCTATTAGTGCAATTGTTTCGGTTCCCATGGTTAAAAAACCGGAGTAGGAAAGTTTTTGAGCATCCTTTTTGATTTGTTCGGTCAGTTCATCAGTTTTATCAACGTCTGGCTCATCAGAAGGTGCTTTTTTGGTAACAGGCAGACCTTGCTTGAGGAAAATATCTGCTCCCCAGGGCTGAGTAATGGTCGCCGTGAGTGAGGCAAGTGTGACGTTTTCATCTGTAGAGATTGACTGTAACTCCGATGAAATTGCTGTAAGTTGCTGGCTCAAATGCGGGGCCGATTTGGAAATGGTACGATCTGCAACCGTGGCTCGCAGGGTAAAGTCTATCAGGCCGTATAGACCCGCAACGGCAACTAAGGCAATGAGAATTTTTTCATTTTTTTTCACAGGGGAAAAACCTTTTTGAATGAATGGCTACTCTGTTTGTTGAAAACTCTTTTACTTTCATCTCTCTTGATAGCTTATGTTAAATTCACTGAGTAGGTCAAGTAGCACTCAAGCTGTTCGCCTGCAGCCTTGAGCTCAATGGTATGAATTTGTGAAACATAGGTCAGGTTGAGAAGATCGTATAGAAACATGCGAATATATTGAAAATCACCCTGTACTCTGGCCGAAATCAGCAGGCGATTCAAGTCAGCTGTTTTTTTTAACTGTGGCGATATGTCAATAACCTTCATTGCAGACTTGGCAGCAATTTTTTCAAAATCCGGCAGTATCAGGTCGGTTTGGCTTTGCTGCAATGAAGTGAGCAGAACCTTAGGTAATATGCTCTTTTCATGAGTGATATCTGTATTTCCGACAAGAGTCAGCATTGAATGAATCTGCGCCTGTTCCTGGGAGGCTATTTCCAGTTTTTGTAGCTTGTCCTGTAGCCTGTTCGCCTCGGAATGAAGAGGGAAAACACCTATGAAATAGATGCAGCCGAGTCCCATCAGGCACAAAAGCAAAAAGATAACATTATGACGATTAAAGCTGACTGGTAATTGTTCTGCCATGCATTATTCCCCGGCTGTTAGCTTATTTTGAACTGCTATTTTTATTTTGAAGGAAAGAGCAGCTGATTCGTTGATATTTTCGGTCTTGGTAGATTCAAGGATTGGGTCAAATAAGAACTTGAGGTCACCGAGTTTTTTTAAGATAGTAAGCAGAATAAACTCTTGTCTGGATTGGGGGCCTGAGATTATGCCGGAAAGCGAAATAGCCTCACTCTCCCCCTTAATTTTTTTTCCTGAACTGTCTGCTGATCCGTCAACGGGTTCAGTGCTGGGCAGCTTGATTGAAATGTTTGTTAATCGTGCCTCTTTGGGCATATCCCTGGTTATTTCTTGAATTATTCCGAGAACCTTGAAGCGATTTATGGACTGTTTGTAATGGCGGTGAGACTCTTTTATCGTTGCGATCAGGGGGATGAGTTGCTCTGCTGAACGTGTTTGAGGCTCAAGCGCATATTTTTGTTCTAAAGAGTTTTCAAGTTCTCGTACCTGTTCACGTTTGTCTGTAATAGCGGTGTATTGTATGGCAAATAAAACACCTACGGATAGAGCCAGACCGATGGTTGCATAGGCGATAATTTTATTGGTTCTTCTTGAAGCAAAATATCTGGCGCGTTCCAGGTAAGTGAAAAGAAAGTTCTTCGTTGTTTGCTTGTTGGAGAGAGCAAGGCCAACTGCTGGCAGGATATTGAGTTCAGGGGTAAGGCGAAGAGGGGCATCAAAGTTGAATATCTCTTCTCCAAACGGTTTTATAATTGCGCAAGTAATGCCTAGTCGTTGTTGTATGCTGGTCAAAATTTTATCATTTAAGACTGAAGTGCCAGCAGTGTAAATCATTTCCACATTAGGGATTTTGAAATTAGTGGTGCAATACTCAAATGTTCTAAGAAGTTGACGAATTAAACGATCAATGACAGGAAGTGCGTCAAAATCAATACTGTCAGCAAGTTGACGATGATTCTCGGGGTTTTTATTGACTTTTTTGCCGTCAAAGAGGTCGAAGATTAAGCTTTTAGCGGTGTTGTCGTCGATCTGAATATTGTTTGCGGTAGCATAACTTTGAATTGATTCGACAAAGCTCTCAATGCCGGTTTTTATCTCTCGGCTAAAGAGCATTTTACCTTGGTAAAAAAGGTCAATAAACGAGTTC
This region includes:
- a CDS encoding type II secretion system F family protein; the encoded protein is MPKFSYQAINPQGERVTGTLDASNAEAVQTILSNQGSIPLTVKSFKESSVSSTSLETFFAKKVKTPEIILFTKQLRTMLRSGIPILSIFSILADQSENISLKKALGTMEKEVHEGATMASVFRKHPAIFSKLYCGLINAGEISGTMPEILDRVTYILEHEYKVKRDIKAALAYPKLVILTLFGAFFFLLTFVIPKFVTVFSKAGLDLPRYHPALRRQNRLTKTLFLMIGKPKPKILNPTCLQGRNLSR
- a CDS encoding type II/IV secretion system protein — translated: MLVDAGLLTTETLSSALSAQRKSGLRLGDFLIAKEIITENQIIDLLSEQLQIKKFNSNDFEITLDLARIIPHDIAEKYSLVPLAKDDFVLTVTMTDPMDLQALDHIEKLCDIEVEPIICSKSQLNLLTNGIYGIRSEVNDIVGEMDDSLEVSADESLSKENIGDLSDIADTAPVIRLVNSILRQAVSEKASDIHISPEKDFAQVRLRIDGKLHEVPPPPKSTLAGIVSRIKILANMDITTTRVPQDGRFNIQVDNQDVSIRVSSLPTVYGENLVMRLLFISAGSIPLEELGLLDKDLKSLLRLAAQPYGMILSAGPTGSGKSSTLYAILKKVISPEINVITLEDPVEYRMPGARQVQLNVKAGMTFASGLRSILRQDPDTIMVGEIRDGETAMIATQAALTGHLVLSTLHTNDSASAITRLNNMGVEPFLISSSLLGVCAQRLIRKNCTHCQKPYEPPQALLEYWNITKAEAANFQKSPGCSYCMQSGYKGRMGIYEILSVDDTVRELIIKGASSTEISKILKEAGKLTVLRDTALIRVLEGHTTFDEAAKTVLV
- the pilQ gene encoding type IV pilus secretin PilQ codes for the protein MNLIRSLSLYFLLIISATISSCASQTEPVNKNPFFDDWKAKAENSQPYLPSREEFEQTAPGKLLQQELSVKSRENEARNKEEKKVINLPKELISVRFIDDDLATSLRTMARLADQNILISPSVKGTLNMHIAQTPWDVVFMGIVNSFGLTVNQEENLLHILSLDDLKQQVERKATLLEEEQVSQLITQIVPIEFSAPETIFPSVELLLSKNKEGVARGSVSVDSHSRSLVVRDTEGNISKILKLIYELDSPTPQILIKAHIVEATKDTARELGVKWGALSTNVLNDSNIQLTPGANASYSGGNLSYPSTSATSLDYGIDMGANTINSIAAASMGLIINGSDILLDAQLSALQSDGKLNILSSPSIATLDNSEAIIESGKDIPFQTTVDGSIIIVYKEATLKLTVTPHVISEKMVKLSIEAKKDEVDTDNTVNGNPHIFKKLAKTQLVVRNGDTVVLAGLSKEKHSDRDTGVPGLKDIPFLGHLFKQDSKSKEFEELLIFITPTILSQHAGVE